The following proteins are encoded in a genomic region of Lachnospiraceae bacterium KM106-2:
- a CDS encoding recombination inhibitory protein MutS2, producing MNQKALNTLEFNKILDQLTDLAASPMAKELCHKLKPSTDLSVIEKMQKETSEALSRLFQKGSISFSGTRDIRSSLMRLDIGSTLSIQEILNVSSVLDVALRVKHYGRKENEEEASTSIDALFEELEPLSPLNNEIKRCIISEEEISDDASPNLRSIRRSIRITNDRVHEQLNQIVSSQSARTMLQESLITMRNGRYCIPVKQEYRGQFQGMIHDQSSTGSTLFIEPMSVVKLNNDLRELAIKEQEEIERILAELSNLINVDAEAIKRDLEILVSLDFIFARARLSQKMKASEPFFNTNGYINIKKGRHPLIDSKKVVPIDIYLGKDFDLLVVTGPNTGGKTVSLKTVGLFTLMGQSGLHIPAFDGSELSVFEEVYADIGDEQSIEQSLSTFSSHMTNTVRILENATANSLCLFDELGAGTDPTEGAALAIAILNHLHELGARTMATTHYSELKVYALTTSGVENACCEFDVETLRPTYRLLIGIPGKSNAFAISSKLGLTDDIIENAKKQIDSQDKSFEDLLSDLEHNRSVIEKEREQIASYKDEIEQLKQELKEKTEKINVSKDKILRQANEEAREILQNAKDYADDTIKKYNKWSKDSGLQKEMEQQRNSLRKHLSDAESKLALKSKNKPKKANKASDFKLGDAVFVLSLNLKGTVSTLPNAKGDLFVQMGILRSQVNISDLELIDEEVITAPNLKRTGSGKIKMNKSAHISPELNIIGKTVDEGIAILDKYLDDAYLAHLAQVTIIHGRGTGALKTAVHNQLKRTKYVKSFRLGGLGEGSGGATIVEFK from the coding sequence ATGAATCAAAAAGCATTAAACACATTAGAATTCAATAAAATATTAGATCAATTAACAGACCTTGCAGCCTCTCCAATGGCAAAGGAATTATGTCATAAATTAAAACCATCGACAGACTTATCTGTCATTGAAAAAATGCAAAAAGAGACAAGTGAGGCCCTCAGTCGACTTTTCCAAAAAGGAAGTATCTCCTTTTCCGGAACAAGAGATATCCGTTCTTCTCTTATGAGACTAGATATTGGTTCAACTCTTAGCATTCAAGAGATCCTAAATGTTAGCTCCGTTCTTGATGTTGCGTTACGCGTCAAACATTATGGCCGTAAAGAAAACGAGGAAGAAGCTAGCACTTCTATTGATGCCTTATTCGAAGAGTTAGAGCCACTCTCTCCACTTAATAACGAAATCAAGCGCTGCATTATCTCAGAAGAGGAAATCAGTGATGATGCGAGTCCAAATTTAAGATCGATTCGTCGTTCCATCCGCATTACAAATGATCGTGTGCATGAGCAATTGAATCAGATCGTTAGCTCTCAGTCTGCAAGAACGATGTTACAAGAATCCCTGATCACAATGCGTAACGGAAGATACTGTATTCCTGTTAAGCAAGAATATCGCGGACAATTTCAAGGAATGATCCATGATCAATCCAGTACTGGTTCCACTCTCTTCATCGAGCCAATGTCAGTTGTAAAACTAAACAATGATCTGCGTGAACTTGCAATCAAAGAACAAGAAGAAATTGAACGTATTCTAGCCGAGTTAAGTAATCTCATTAATGTAGATGCAGAAGCGATCAAACGAGATCTCGAAATATTAGTATCCCTTGATTTTATCTTTGCTCGCGCAAGACTAAGCCAGAAGATGAAAGCAAGCGAACCATTCTTTAATACAAACGGATATATTAATATCAAGAAAGGTCGCCATCCATTAATTGATAGCAAGAAAGTCGTTCCTATCGATATCTATCTTGGAAAAGACTTTGATCTTCTTGTTGTTACCGGACCAAATACCGGTGGTAAAACCGTTTCTCTTAAAACAGTGGGCTTATTCACATTAATGGGACAATCCGGCCTTCATATACCAGCATTTGATGGTTCTGAACTCTCCGTATTTGAAGAAGTCTATGCTGATATCGGTGATGAACAAAGTATTGAACAGAGCTTAAGTACCTTCTCTTCTCATATGACCAATACTGTACGCATCTTAGAAAATGCAACCGCCAATTCTCTATGTCTTTTTGATGAACTAGGCGCCGGAACTGATCCAACCGAAGGTGCTGCTCTTGCGATCGCTATATTAAATCATTTACATGAACTTGGCGCCCGCACAATGGCAACAACTCATTATAGTGAATTAAAGGTCTATGCGTTAACCACCTCAGGGGTTGAAAATGCATGCTGTGAATTTGATGTTGAGACACTTCGTCCTACTTACCGCCTATTGATCGGTATTCCTGGAAAAAGTAATGCCTTCGCTATTTCAAGTAAACTCGGTCTAACCGACGACATTATTGAAAACGCAAAGAAACAGATCGACAGTCAAGATAAAAGCTTCGAAGATCTATTATCTGATTTAGAGCATAACCGTTCTGTCATTGAAAAAGAGCGCGAACAAATCGCTTCTTACAAAGATGAGATCGAACAGTTAAAACAAGAATTAAAAGAAAAAACAGAAAAGATCAATGTGTCCAAAGATAAGATCTTACGTCAGGCAAATGAAGAGGCACGAGAGATTCTTCAAAATGCTAAGGACTATGCTGATGATACGATTAAAAAATACAACAAATGGTCCAAAGACAGCGGCTTACAAAAAGAGATGGAACAACAGCGTAATTCTCTTCGTAAACATTTATCTGATGCAGAATCAAAACTTGCGCTTAAATCAAAGAACAAACCAAAGAAAGCAAATAAAGCTTCTGACTTCAAATTAGGTGATGCCGTATTTGTCTTGAGCCTTAATCTAAAAGGTACCGTAAGTACACTTCCTAATGCAAAAGGAGATCTCTTCGTTCAAATGGGAATTCTTCGTTCCCAAGTAAATATCAGCGATCTGGAATTGATCGACGAAGAAGTGATTACAGCTCCTAACTTAAAACGTACCGGAAGCGGTAAGATCAAAATGAATAAATCAGCACACATCAGTCCCGAACTCAACATTATTGGAAAGACAGTGGATGAGGGAATCGCTATCCTAGATAAATACCTAGATGATGCTTATCTTGCACATCTTGCACAAGTTACTATTATTCATGGTCGAGGTACCGGAGCACTAAAGACTGCTGTACACAACCAGTTAAAACGTACGAAGTACGTAAAATCATTCCGCCTTGGCGGCTTAGGTGAAGGTAGCGGTGGAGCAACCATCGTAGAATTCAAATAA
- a CDS encoding serine protease, DegP/HtrA, do-like, with the protein MANVNREEKSYSFVEEKILPKRKRRVKRILFTVLQAIIFGVVSCFVFICAYPYLSDLLGKPSEPIKLPSTTSAPEKTAVPTATPKPSESPKDRDSISISDIRETQRLYQGIANEVNPSIVTVTMVKKGVDLFNNSYENTNTTSGIILANSGENILILVDYKRVKNSNKIKVTFQNDITVEGTLFNSSKELGIAVIAVSVDKLSVSMIEEIKAAKLGESYVLEEGDPIIALGNPNGYMYSMEQGTITNQVQSAYITDHKVELFNTNIEDNSNGNGIIVNLDGEIIGLISHTFKKDLNENINTCLAISSVKPILELLLNKTQMVYFGVVANDVTSEIASIIGVDKGVYVTEVAADSPAFQAGIITGDVIQSIDDKNVASMTSFFDILSDYRKDDTIKVKVIRTTDNKKEVTLKVTLKTH; encoded by the coding sequence ATGGCTAATGTAAATCGTGAGGAAAAATCATATTCTTTTGTAGAAGAAAAGATATTACCAAAGAGAAAAAGAAGGGTAAAGAGAATTCTTTTTACAGTCTTGCAGGCTATTATATTTGGTGTAGTAAGCTGTTTCGTATTTATTTGTGCTTATCCCTATCTGTCGGATCTACTAGGGAAACCAAGTGAGCCGATTAAATTACCAAGTACAACGAGTGCGCCGGAGAAAACAGCCGTCCCAACTGCAACACCAAAACCAAGTGAGAGTCCAAAGGATAGAGATTCTATTTCAATCAGCGATATTAGAGAGACGCAGCGTCTCTACCAAGGAATCGCAAATGAGGTGAATCCATCGATTGTTACTGTTACAATGGTGAAAAAGGGTGTTGATCTATTCAATAATTCTTATGAAAATACGAATACTACATCGGGGATCATTCTAGCAAATAGCGGAGAGAATATATTAATTTTAGTGGATTATAAACGTGTGAAAAACAGCAATAAAATTAAAGTAACGTTCCAAAATGACATAACGGTTGAAGGTACCTTGTTTAATTCAAGTAAAGAGCTTGGAATAGCAGTTATTGCAGTGTCGGTTGATAAGCTTTCAGTATCTATGATCGAAGAAATTAAGGCTGCGAAATTAGGTGAGTCTTATGTTCTAGAAGAGGGAGATCCAATCATCGCTTTGGGAAATCCGAATGGATATATGTATTCTATGGAACAAGGAACCATTACAAATCAGGTACAATCAGCTTATATTACAGATCATAAAGTCGAACTTTTTAATACGAATATTGAAGATAATTCAAATGGAAATGGAATTATCGTAAATTTAGATGGAGAGATCATCGGATTGATTTCTCATACATTTAAGAAAGATTTAAATGAAAATATAAATACATGTTTAGCAATATCATCCGTAAAGCCAATTCTGGAGCTTCTGTTGAATAAGACTCAGATGGTTTACTTCGGAGTGGTTGCAAATGATGTTACAAGTGAGATTGCATCGATCATCGGCGTGGATAAGGGTGTTTATGTAACGGAAGTAGCAGCAGATTCACCTGCTTTCCAGGCAGGAATCATAACAGGCGATGTGATTCAGTCCATTGATGATAAGAATGTGGCAAGTATGACTTCTTTCTTTGATATCCTATCGGATTATCGAAAAGATGATACGATCAAGGTAAAAGTGATCCGCACCACAGATAACAAAAAAGAAGTAACCTTAAAAGTTACATTGAAAACACACTAA
- a CDS encoding 3'-5' exoribonuclease Bsu YhaM, with protein MRFIADLHEGDMVNETYLCKQKQTLKTKAGKSYYSLLLQDKTGTLDAKVWELSNGINNFEAMDYIRVEGQVTSFQNSLQLNVKRIRVSQEGEYVPADYLPTSSKDINQMYEELLQFAGSIQNIYLKQLVASFFVDDKDFRKAFCFHSAAKSVHHGFIGGLLEHTLGVVRLSDYLAAHYPILNRDILISSAMFHDIGKMEELSIFPENDYTDDGQLLGHIMIGVEKIGARIRTIPNFPHKLASELKHCIIAHHGELEYGSPKKPATAEALALNFADNADAKLQTMLEIFEGAQDNSEWVGYNRFFETNLRRSSLKE; from the coding sequence ATGAGATTTATTGCAGATTTACACGAGGGAGATATGGTGAATGAAACCTATCTATGTAAACAGAAACAAACCCTAAAGACAAAAGCGGGGAAGAGTTATTATTCTTTGCTATTACAAGATAAGACAGGAACTTTAGATGCAAAAGTATGGGAATTATCAAATGGAATTAATAACTTTGAAGCAATGGATTACATTCGTGTAGAAGGACAAGTTACATCTTTTCAGAATTCATTACAATTAAATGTTAAGAGAATTCGTGTGAGTCAGGAAGGAGAATATGTTCCTGCTGATTACTTGCCAACATCATCAAAAGATATTAATCAGATGTATGAGGAACTTCTTCAATTTGCAGGAAGTATTCAGAATATATATTTAAAACAGTTAGTAGCAAGCTTTTTTGTGGATGATAAAGATTTTAGAAAGGCATTTTGCTTCCATTCAGCAGCAAAGAGCGTTCATCATGGATTTATTGGTGGATTATTAGAACATACCTTAGGTGTTGTTCGTCTTAGCGATTATCTTGCAGCTCATTATCCAATCTTAAATCGTGATATTTTAATTTCTTCAGCTATGTTCCATGATATTGGAAAGATGGAGGAATTATCAATATTCCCTGAGAATGATTATACGGATGATGGCCAGTTATTAGGTCACATCATGATTGGCGTAGAGAAGATCGGAGCAAGAATTCGTACAATCCCGAATTTTCCACATAAACTTGCAAGTGAATTGAAACACTGTATTATAGCTCATCATGGAGAGTTGGAATATGGTTCTCCAAAGAAACCAGCAACAGCAGAGGCATTAGCACTTAACTTTGCTGATAATGCAGATGCAAAATTGCAGACAATGCTTGAGATCTTTGAAGGTGCTCAAGATAATTCAGAATGGGTTGGATATAATCGTTTCTTCGAAACGAATCTACGTCGTTCATCATTAAAAGAATAG
- a CDS encoding RNA methyltransferase, TrmA family has product MIKKNDILDITIDSLGSEGEGIGRIEGYALFVKDALIGDKVRVKIMKMKKSYGFARLMEVLEPSPYRVEPVCPVARQCGGCQLQHLDYEKQVEYKQDKVKNCLERIGKFNIVMEESKANDENTIFMEPAIGMESSFYYRNKAQFPMGLDKDGNVVTGFYAARSHSIIPTTNCYIQAEVNKELLTIVKDFLQEFGISTYDEENHKGLVRHILTRVGYTTKEIMVCLIINGAKLPHAEELVERLTKIEGMTSICLNVNKEKTNVILGNQVIPLWGQDYITDYIGDIKFQISPLSFYQVNPVQTKELYSQALEYADLTGNEIVWDMYCGIGTISLFLAKKAKKVYGVEIVSQAIEDAKKNAQINEITNAEFFVGAAEEVVPEKYKKDHIKADVVVVDPPRKGCAESLLETIVAMEPKRVVYVSCDPATLARDLRYLADHGFNVVKARAVDMFPNSAHVESVALLERK; this is encoded by the coding sequence ATGATTAAGAAAAATGATATATTAGATATAACAATTGATAGTCTGGGTTCAGAAGGCGAAGGCATTGGGCGTATTGAAGGATACGCCCTTTTTGTGAAAGACGCCTTGATCGGAGATAAAGTCCGTGTGAAGATCATGAAGATGAAAAAGTCTTATGGTTTTGCCAGATTGATGGAAGTGTTAGAGCCAAGTCCTTATCGTGTAGAGCCAGTCTGTCCAGTTGCCAGACAATGTGGTGGATGTCAGCTTCAGCATTTGGATTATGAGAAACAGGTAGAGTATAAACAAGATAAAGTAAAGAACTGTTTAGAGCGAATTGGCAAGTTTAATATTGTGATGGAGGAATCCAAAGCAAATGATGAGAATACTATTTTTATGGAGCCGGCAATTGGAATGGAAAGTTCTTTTTATTATCGTAATAAAGCGCAGTTTCCAATGGGACTTGATAAGGATGGAAATGTAGTTACTGGTTTTTATGCAGCAAGATCTCATTCTATTATTCCAACAACAAATTGCTATATTCAAGCAGAGGTAAATAAGGAATTATTAACGATCGTGAAAGATTTCTTACAAGAGTTTGGCATTTCAACTTATGATGAGGAAAACCATAAGGGATTAGTCCGTCATATCTTAACTCGTGTGGGTTATACAACGAAAGAGATCATGGTCTGCCTGATCATCAATGGAGCGAAACTTCCTCATGCTGAGGAGTTAGTAGAACGTCTTACTAAGATCGAAGGTATGACAAGTATCTGCTTAAATGTCAATAAGGAAAAGACAAATGTTATTTTGGGAAATCAAGTGATTCCATTATGGGGACAAGATTATATTACAGATTATATTGGTGATATTAAGTTCCAGATTTCTCCATTGTCTTTCTATCAAGTTAATCCGGTTCAGACGAAAGAATTATATTCTCAGGCACTTGAATATGCTGATTTGACTGGAAATGAGATTGTTTGGGATATGTATTGTGGAATCGGAACGATTTCATTATTTCTAGCGAAGAAAGCAAAAAAAGTATACGGTGTTGAAATTGTATCTCAAGCGATTGAGGATGCAAAGAAAAATGCGCAGATCAATGAGATTACGAATGCTGAGTTCTTTGTTGGGGCAGCAGAAGAAGTAGTTCCAGAAAAATATAAGAAAGATCATATCAAAGCAGATGTGGTTGTGGTTGATCCACCAAGAAAAGGATGTGCAGAAAGCCTTCTCGAGACTATTGTTGCAATGGAACCAAAGAGAGTAGTTTATGTATCCTGTGATCCGGCTACATTGGCAAGAGATTTAAGATACCTTGCAGATCATGGATTTAATGTAGTAAAAGCAAGAGCAGTCGATATGTTCCCAAATTCGGCACATGTGGAAAGCGTTGCTTTATTAGAAAGAAAATAA
- a CDS encoding methyltransferase: MRKNHHLTQQELGDVLSVSYQTISKWENGQASPDISMLPQLSGYFGVSVDALLGLVPLEPEYRASNSGTTEYWSNRLTYLKNTRKTMWNEDYFEFLVHFVWKIEEPITVLDCGCGYGAIGLMLMPLLPAGSKYIGIDFTKNMIDEAKELFSRAKYDAEFILTNILEFDSSKKYDMVISQAVLRHVNNGVKYLQRMEELTKKGGLLISLECNREFEADGLFIDGMDYSYLCCHDGLKKLWATELEKQNRDYSIAMKIPHYMKRMGLSNIGCRMNDKVTVIEPSDAEYEMILESIISADYWKSEKTETEMEEDIAYFMNHGMSRLEAERYCDQQNGIVRFLKEHREKVSLTKTTGIMISYGWKK, from the coding sequence TTGCGAAAGAATCATCATCTTACACAACAAGAGTTAGGAGATGTTTTATCTGTTTCGTATCAGACAATTAGTAAGTGGGAAAATGGACAAGCATCGCCGGATATTTCTATGTTGCCACAACTTAGTGGATATTTTGGAGTATCAGTTGATGCCCTATTAGGACTTGTTCCGTTAGAACCAGAATATAGAGCATCCAATTCCGGAACAACAGAGTATTGGTCTAACCGTCTTACTTATTTGAAAAATACGAGAAAGACTATGTGGAATGAAGATTATTTTGAGTTTTTGGTGCATTTTGTATGGAAAATAGAAGAACCAATTACAGTACTAGACTGTGGATGTGGTTATGGGGCAATTGGATTGATGCTGATGCCATTGCTTCCGGCAGGAAGTAAGTACATAGGAATTGATTTTACAAAGAACATGATCGATGAAGCAAAAGAGCTCTTTAGCAGAGCGAAATATGACGCAGAGTTTATTCTGACGAATATACTCGAATTTGATTCATCCAAGAAATATGATATGGTAATTAGTCAGGCAGTGCTTCGTCATGTTAATAATGGAGTAAAATATCTTCAAAGAATGGAAGAGTTAACTAAGAAAGGCGGTCTGCTGATCAGTTTAGAGTGTAATCGAGAATTTGAGGCGGATGGACTATTTATTGATGGGATGGATTATTCGTACTTATGTTGTCATGATGGATTAAAAAAGTTATGGGCAACAGAACTAGAGAAACAAAATAGAGACTATTCGATTGCTATGAAAATTCCGCATTATATGAAGAGAATGGGACTTTCAAATATCGGGTGTAGGATGAATGATAAAGTTACTGTGATAGAACCAAGTGATGCGGAGTATGAGATGATTTTAGAAAGTATTATCTCTGCGGACTATTGGAAGAGTGAAAAGACAGAGACAGAGATGGAAGAAGATATTGCATATTTTATGAATCATGGGATGTCCAGATTGGAAGCGGAACGTTATTGTGATCAACAAAATGGTATTGTTAGATTTTTAAAAGAACATCGGGAAAAGGTGAGTTTGACAAAGACAACAGGGATAATGATCTCTTACGGTTGGAAAAAATAA
- a CDS encoding alpha-galactosidase, which yields MGIRVLGQEKLFMIETDHTMYQMKVDEYGVLQHLWYGKKTGCNMDYLYDYPDLGFAGNIDEAGNRRTYSLNTLPQEYSTDGIGDFRLSALAIKHQDGSQALDLRYQSYEIKDVKDDIPGLPSAYAGKEKAQTLEITLQDMVTKVQVILKYSVIGSLDVIMRSTVIRNAGESKITIQKASSLCLDLAYGEWEWVHFHGRHAMERQMERMPIMHGIQESSSKRGTSSHQQNPTVLLCQKYCTETSGECFGAALVYSGNFQTQIECDQLSQIRLVMGIHPDSFEWQLSNGEEFYTPEVILSYSSQGFGQLSTNFHKIIRQHICRGKYKEIARPVLINNWEATYFDFNDNKLLKIANEAARLGVDMLVMDDGWFGKREDDTSGLGDWFVNEQKLKGGLGKLVEQINELGIKFGIWFEPEMISEDSELYRNHSEWVIQIPGRKPVRGRYQLVLDMTRKDVRDYLFEVISEVLHSANIEYVKWDMNRSICDLYSLELPSDRQGEFSHRYVLGVYELLERLINEFPDILFEGCSGGGGRFDAGMLYYTPQIWCSDNTDAYDRVKIQYGTSFFYPMSTIGSHISAVPNHQTGRVTSIETRAVVAMAGSFGYELDLNRLSEEEKELVKSQITQFKKYDPLIHKGTYYRLSNPMKEPFGVWEYVSEDKKEALVQGVIFRTEASSLRYRICLRGLEETMQYELVGTEQSYSGQALMNGGVLLPRTWGDYAPIELYFRAMD from the coding sequence ATGGGGATTCGTGTATTGGGACAAGAAAAGCTATTTATGATTGAAACAGATCATACTATGTACCAGATGAAAGTAGATGAATATGGGGTATTACAACATCTATGGTATGGTAAAAAGACGGGATGTAATATGGATTATCTTTATGATTATCCGGATCTTGGATTCGCAGGAAATATTGATGAGGCGGGGAATCGAAGAACCTATTCTCTAAATACACTGCCACAGGAATATAGCACAGATGGAATTGGTGACTTTCGACTTTCGGCATTAGCTATCAAACATCAGGATGGCAGTCAGGCACTTGATCTAAGATATCAATCTTATGAGATCAAGGATGTGAAAGATGATATACCAGGTCTACCATCTGCTTATGCTGGGAAAGAGAAGGCCCAGACATTGGAGATTACACTACAAGATATGGTAACGAAAGTTCAGGTCATCTTAAAATATAGTGTGATAGGATCGTTAGATGTGATCATGAGAAGCACAGTAATAAGGAATGCTGGAGAGAGTAAGATTACAATACAAAAAGCTTCTAGTTTATGTTTGGATCTTGCCTATGGAGAATGGGAATGGGTACATTTTCATGGCAGACATGCTATGGAGCGGCAGATGGAGAGGATGCCGATCATGCATGGAATACAGGAGAGCAGTAGCAAAAGAGGAACTTCTAGTCATCAGCAAAATCCAACGGTATTGTTATGTCAGAAATATTGTACGGAAACATCAGGCGAGTGTTTTGGAGCAGCACTTGTTTATAGTGGAAACTTTCAAACACAGATCGAGTGCGATCAGTTAAGTCAGATCAGACTTGTCATGGGAATTCATCCAGATTCTTTTGAATGGCAGTTGTCAAATGGAGAAGAATTCTATACACCTGAAGTTATACTATCCTATTCATCTCAAGGATTTGGTCAGTTATCTACTAATTTTCATAAGATAATCAGACAGCATATTTGCAGAGGAAAGTATAAAGAGATTGCAAGACCTGTGTTGATCAATAACTGGGAGGCAACTTATTTTGACTTTAATGACAATAAATTATTAAAGATTGCAAATGAGGCAGCGAGATTGGGTGTTGATATGCTCGTCATGGATGATGGCTGGTTTGGAAAAAGGGAAGATGATACCTCTGGACTTGGTGATTGGTTTGTAAATGAACAGAAATTAAAAGGCGGTCTTGGAAAACTTGTTGAGCAAATAAATGAACTCGGAATAAAATTTGGTATTTGGTTTGAGCCTGAAATGATTTCTGAGGATAGTGAATTATATCGAAATCATTCGGAATGGGTGATTCAGATTCCAGGAAGAAAACCAGTGAGAGGACGATATCAATTAGTGCTTGATATGACAAGAAAAGATGTACGAGATTATTTATTCGAAGTGATCAGTGAAGTTTTGCATAGTGCAAATATCGAATATGTAAAATGGGATATGAATCGAAGTATTTGTGATCTCTACTCGTTAGAACTTCCTTCTGACCGACAAGGTGAGTTTTCGCATCGATATGTATTGGGTGTATATGAGTTGCTAGAACGATTAATAAATGAATTCCCAGACATCTTATTTGAGGGTTGCAGCGGAGGCGGCGGAAGATTTGATGCCGGTATGCTTTACTATACTCCACAGATCTGGTGCAGCGATAATACGGACGCCTATGATCGTGTGAAGATTCAATATGGTACATCATTTTTCTATCCAATGTCTACGATCGGTTCCCACATTTCAGCAGTTCCTAATCACCAAACGGGACGTGTGACTTCGATTGAGACGAGAGCCGTAGTTGCCATGGCAGGGAGCTTTGGCTACGAGTTGGATTTAAATCGATTATCGGAGGAAGAGAAGGAACTTGTTAAATCTCAGATCACACAGTTTAAGAAGTATGATCCGTTGATCCATAAGGGAACTTATTATCGATTAAGTAATCCGATGAAGGAACCATTTGGAGTTTGGGAATATGTATCGGAAGATAAGAAAGAAGCATTGGTGCAAGGAGTTATATTCCGTACAGAAGCAAGCTCTCTTCGTTATCGAATTTGCCTAAGAGGATTAGAGGAAACCATGCAGTATGAATTAGTGGGTACAGAACAAAGCTATTCTGGACAAGCATTAATGAATGGTGGTGTTCTCCTTCCAAGAACTTGGGGAGATTACGCGCCAATTGAACTTTATTTTCGAGCAATGGACTAA
- a CDS encoding putative membrane protein produces MNKNIYKKRRISYSIIMILLMLLIAELTQEKEIIFPEIAALVIGAWSVNLQPWNVSRSRLILLMTLSAFFGIILVRYATIPVYFQVLAAFCFTGVSLIISATSLVPMISACILPILLGTTSFIYPISVSIMTIMIALIQALLEKNQHKEHRPYIEERTDQKEQFLTWVIRLLVIAILSYLPIYTHQYYFIAPPVIVTFVEFSFVESKARKYPYKIITLICSAALFGFLARILIDQMLGLPLTLAGTLAIICLYALFEKMQTYFPPAGAIALLPMILKVDGLWLYPIEVTLGSIILISSALLIFRPASKEETILDH; encoded by the coding sequence ATGAACAAGAATATATATAAAAAACGACGAATTTCTTACTCAATCATAATGATATTACTTATGCTGCTTATCGCAGAACTTACGCAAGAAAAGGAGATCATCTTTCCCGAGATTGCTGCACTTGTGATCGGGGCATGGAGCGTCAACTTGCAGCCATGGAACGTAAGTCGTTCTCGTCTGATCTTACTTATGACACTCTCTGCGTTCTTTGGAATCATACTGGTTCGATACGCCACCATTCCAGTCTACTTTCAAGTATTAGCGGCCTTTTGCTTCACCGGAGTCTCTCTGATCATCAGCGCCACTTCCCTTGTTCCTATGATATCCGCTTGTATTCTTCCAATCTTACTTGGGACAACTTCTTTTATCTATCCGATCTCAGTAAGTATTATGACGATCATGATTGCTCTTATCCAAGCGCTTTTAGAAAAGAATCAGCACAAAGAGCATCGCCCCTACATAGAAGAACGAACTGATCAAAAAGAGCAGTTTCTCACCTGGGTTATTCGCTTGCTTGTAATCGCCATACTAAGTTATCTTCCAATCTATACACACCAATACTATTTCATAGCACCGCCAGTAATCGTAACTTTTGTTGAATTCTCCTTTGTCGAAAGTAAAGCAAGAAAATATCCCTATAAGATTATTACTCTTATTTGCAGCGCCGCATTGTTCGGTTTTCTTGCGAGAATTCTAATAGATCAAATGTTAGGTTTACCACTGACTCTGGCTGGCACATTAGCGATCATCTGCTTATACGCTTTATTTGAGAAAATGCAGACTTACTTTCCTCCTGCCGGTGCCATTGCACTTTTGCCAATGATACTGAAAGTAGATGGATTATGGCTCTATCCTATCGAAGTAACACTCGGAAGTATCATCCTTATTTCATCAGCACTGCTTATCTTCCGCCCTGCATCTAAAGAAGAAACCATTTTAGATCATTAG
- a CDS encoding phosphate starvation-inducible protein PhoH, predicted ATPase, with protein MKHLILVTSPPACGKTFVTKSLAKALPNCVYLDKDTLIVLSKQIFVVANQEYNRSSDFFEENIRNYEYDCTMELAFEALDYNDTVLINAPFTREIRDKEYIASLREKLAQKDAELVVVWVSTDKEVCHQRMIKRNSDRDTWKLEHWDEYMAKQNFNQPDIEGLVVFNNNSEDEFNQSIRETVNLLKK; from the coding sequence ATGAAACATTTAATTTTGGTTACTTCACCACCAGCATGTGGGAAGACATTTGTAACAAAGTCATTGGCAAAAGCATTGCCTAACTGTGTGTATTTGGACAAAGATACCTTAATTGTTTTATCTAAGCAGATCTTTGTTGTAGCAAATCAGGAATATAATAGAAGTTCCGATTTCTTTGAAGAAAACATCAGGAATTATGAGTATGATTGTACGATGGAATTAGCATTCGAAGCACTTGATTACAACGATACTGTGTTAATTAATGCTCCATTTACAAGAGAAATTAGAGACAAAGAGTACATTGCTTCTCTTCGCGAAAAATTAGCTCAAAAAGATGCTGAATTAGTAGTGGTATGGGTAAGCACAGACAAAGAAGTTTGCCACCAAAGAATGATTAAGAGAAATTCCGATCGTGATACTTGGAAGTTAGAGCATTGGGATGAGTACATGGCAAAACAAAACTTTAATCAACCAGACATTGAAGGATTAGTTGTATTTAATAATAACTCTGAAGATGAGTTTAATCAATCAATCCGAGAGACAGTTAATTTGTTAAAGAAGTAG